One Cryobacterium roopkundense genomic region harbors:
- the glgX gene encoding glycogen debranching protein GlgX: MQSIAHRSLPYPLGATLMDGGIDMAVYSETADMVEFCSFDESGTETCTRLSERTGHVFHGIVPGAGVGTLYGLRVYEPWDPGNGLRHNGKKLLLDPHTRAMPGTYTWGQEVFGHSQNNPSDLDPSDSAAFTPYCVIPDPAFDWAGDTAPLTPLSSSVIYEVHVKGFTQTHPDVPEELRGTYAGLASPAAIKHLTDLGVTAVVLLPVQQFVQDSHLEEKGLHNYWGYNTIGFFAPHGAYAAGHSTGAQVAEFKEMVKALHTAGLEVILDVVYNHTAEGNHMGPTLSFKGIDNEAYYRLVSDDRSSYFDTTGTGNSVNVSHPAALGLIMDSLRYWVTDMHVDGFRFDLATTLTRQGGDAELHSAFLTLIQQDPVLAPVKMIAEPWDTAGYQVGGFPADWSEWNGKFRDDVRGFWHGKSALLGTVSQRVLGSPDVYEADRRSPLSSVNFVTAHDGFTLADLTMYDEKHNDANGEDNADGESDNQSMNNGVEGPTDDPAATERRDRMRRNLMGTLLLSAGVPMILGGDELGRSQSGNNNAYCQDNEISWFDWEHTDQSLLDFTRTLLELRRENPALRPAWFRQAPCGGDDDTVKVLRTDAENFTASDWDDVGAHAITFVLVHTTCADAFALLMNAASNVVEFSVPAAPNQEWELAISSDPDQEVEGAVSTLIVRDGSFTLLRSRASE; the protein is encoded by the coding sequence ATGCAATCCATTGCGCACCGCTCCCTGCCCTATCCGTTGGGCGCCACCCTCATGGACGGCGGTATCGACATGGCGGTCTATTCCGAGACCGCCGACATGGTCGAATTCTGCTCATTTGACGAATCGGGCACCGAAACGTGCACTCGGCTCAGCGAACGTACCGGACATGTTTTTCACGGAATTGTGCCTGGCGCTGGCGTCGGCACGCTCTACGGCTTACGTGTGTACGAACCGTGGGATCCCGGAAACGGTCTGCGGCACAATGGCAAGAAGCTGCTGCTCGACCCGCACACGCGGGCCATGCCGGGCACTTACACCTGGGGTCAGGAGGTCTTCGGGCATAGTCAAAACAACCCATCTGACCTCGACCCGTCCGACTCGGCCGCCTTCACTCCGTACTGCGTGATCCCCGACCCTGCGTTTGATTGGGCCGGAGACACCGCCCCGCTCACCCCTCTGAGCAGCTCGGTAATCTACGAGGTGCACGTCAAGGGATTCACTCAAACCCACCCGGACGTGCCCGAAGAGCTGCGCGGCACCTATGCCGGGTTAGCGAGCCCAGCAGCCATTAAACATTTGACCGACCTCGGCGTCACCGCGGTCGTACTGCTCCCAGTGCAACAATTCGTGCAAGATAGTCACCTCGAGGAGAAGGGGCTCCACAACTACTGGGGCTACAACACCATCGGCTTCTTCGCCCCGCACGGCGCTTACGCGGCGGGCCACTCCACGGGAGCCCAAGTCGCGGAGTTCAAGGAAATGGTGAAAGCCCTGCACACGGCCGGACTTGAGGTAATTCTCGACGTGGTTTACAACCACACCGCTGAGGGCAACCACATGGGCCCAACCCTGTCGTTCAAAGGCATCGACAATGAGGCCTACTATCGGCTGGTTTCTGATGACCGCAGCAGCTATTTTGACACCACCGGCACCGGTAACAGCGTCAACGTCAGCCACCCGGCGGCGCTGGGGCTCATCATGGACTCGCTGCGCTACTGGGTAACCGACATGCATGTGGACGGGTTCCGTTTCGATCTGGCGACCACCCTGACGCGGCAGGGCGGTGACGCAGAACTCCACAGCGCCTTTCTGACACTGATCCAACAAGATCCCGTGCTGGCACCCGTGAAGATGATCGCCGAACCGTGGGACACAGCAGGCTACCAAGTCGGCGGCTTTCCGGCGGACTGGTCCGAGTGGAACGGCAAGTTTCGTGACGATGTGCGCGGTTTCTGGCATGGAAAATCTGCGCTGCTGGGCACCGTCTCCCAGCGGGTGCTCGGCAGCCCTGACGTCTACGAAGCGGACCGGCGGTCACCGCTGAGCAGCGTGAATTTCGTCACCGCACACGACGGCTTCACACTCGCCGACCTGACGATGTACGACGAGAAGCACAACGACGCCAACGGCGAAGACAATGCCGACGGCGAGAGCGACAACCAGTCAATGAACAACGGTGTTGAAGGGCCTACCGATGATCCTGCGGCGACCGAGCGGCGCGACCGGATGCGCCGAAACTTGATGGGGACGCTTTTGCTCTCGGCGGGCGTACCCATGATCCTTGGCGGCGACGAACTTGGTCGCAGCCAGAGTGGCAACAACAATGCCTACTGCCAGGACAACGAGATCTCGTGGTTCGACTGGGAGCACACGGATCAGAGTCTGCTCGACTTCACCCGGACGCTTCTCGAGCTGCGTCGAGAAAATCCGGCCCTGAGACCCGCCTGGTTCCGGCAGGCACCCTGCGGCGGCGACGACGACACAGTGAAAGTCCTCCGGACCGACGCCGAAAACTTCACTGCCTCTGATTGGGATGATGTCGGCGCACACGCGATCACGTTTGTGCTGGTACACACCACCTGTGCCGACGCTTTCGCACTCCTGATGAATGCGGCATCGAACGTCGTCGAATTCAGCGTCCCAGCAGCGCCGAATCAGGAATGGGAACTCGCCATATCCAGCGACCCCGACCAAGAAGTGGAGGGGGCGGTGAGCACGCTGATCGTACGGGACGGTTCGTTCACTCTTCTCCGCTCCCGGGCCTCAGAGTGA
- a CDS encoding iron-containing redox enzyme family protein — MTWRTHVKTPRPRGPVSAALVDLFSNRTSSAATELSAALQKSTAAALDELPDLLQNDDVQVALFAAYELRYSGLTGVTDDWEWHPAVLEFCAAIERSFEQTLRERVPLPPVPAPGTDSVAAALFELTGSNSGPSVSRYIAKKATDEQAHEFLIQRSVYQLKEADPHSWAIPRLRGRAKAALVEIQADEYGGGRFERMHSELFARTMRGLGLDDTYGHYVDAVPAITLASSNMMTMFGTHRRLRGAIAGHLAAFEMTSALPNRLYGNGFRRLGYDAGVTHYFDEHVEADAVHEQIAARDLAGALSEDEPTLVADIIFGAAAGLYIDGLAGTQMLTAWAGGESSLRTESPIQAGVPA, encoded by the coding sequence ATGACATGGAGGACACACGTGAAAACGCCACGCCCCCGGGGCCCAGTCAGTGCTGCGTTAGTAGATCTTTTCTCCAATCGTACCTCCTCCGCGGCAACGGAGCTGTCCGCGGCATTGCAGAAGAGCACCGCAGCAGCCCTCGACGAGTTGCCTGACCTGCTGCAGAATGATGATGTTCAGGTTGCGCTATTTGCCGCATATGAACTTCGCTACAGCGGACTCACCGGTGTCACCGATGACTGGGAATGGCACCCCGCCGTGCTCGAATTCTGCGCCGCGATTGAGCGCTCCTTCGAGCAAACACTGCGGGAACGGGTACCTCTGCCACCGGTGCCGGCGCCGGGCACTGACAGCGTCGCTGCTGCGTTGTTCGAGCTGACCGGTTCCAATAGCGGGCCGAGCGTGTCGAGGTACATCGCGAAGAAGGCAACAGATGAGCAGGCTCATGAGTTCCTCATCCAACGCTCGGTGTATCAGCTGAAGGAGGCAGACCCGCACAGTTGGGCGATTCCTCGACTCCGCGGGCGGGCCAAAGCGGCTCTCGTGGAGATTCAAGCAGATGAATACGGCGGCGGCCGGTTTGAGCGCATGCACTCCGAGCTCTTCGCGCGAACCATGCGCGGGCTGGGCCTCGATGACACGTACGGGCACTATGTGGATGCGGTGCCGGCGATTACTCTCGCGTCTAGCAACATGATGACCATGTTCGGCACCCACCGCCGGCTACGCGGCGCTATTGCCGGGCATCTCGCTGCGTTCGAAATGACATCCGCCCTGCCGAACCGCCTCTACGGAAACGGATTCCGACGACTCGGCTACGACGCCGGGGTGACCCACTACTTCGACGAACACGTCGAAGCCGACGCCGTGCACGAACAGATAGCCGCTCGTGACCTCGCCGGCGCGCTCAGCGAAGATGAACCAACCCTTGTTGCAGACATCATTTTCGGCGCAGCGGCCGGGCTCTATATAGATGGACTCGCTGGCACTCAAATGCTTACCGCGTGGGCGGGCGGCGAATCGTCCCTCCGCACCGAGTCACCAATACAGGCGGGTGTGCCGGCATGA
- a CDS encoding CDGSH iron-sulfur domain-containing protein, translating into MTGAGLPTGGDIPVSITACPNGPLLVRGSFEILTPAGEVIPPRRKTVALCRCGISALKPFCDGSHKAINFRTEPEPPASQPRLPS; encoded by the coding sequence ATGACCGGGGCCGGTCTTCCTACCGGCGGTGACATCCCGGTGAGCATCACTGCCTGCCCTAACGGCCCCCTACTTGTTCGGGGCTCGTTTGAAATACTCACTCCGGCCGGCGAAGTCATTCCTCCGCGCCGAAAAACAGTGGCGCTCTGCCGTTGCGGAATATCCGCACTCAAACCATTCTGTGACGGCAGCCACAAAGCCATCAACTTCAGGACTGAACCAGAGCCACCAGCCTCACAGCCGCGACTACCGTCCTGA
- a CDS encoding RNA polymerase sigma factor: MTDTEREKRMRDLVVLVGDPVRRYLRRRTDAATADDVIGDTLLVCWRRLDEVPDDALPWAIVVARQCLSNVQRAQRRRTRLIGRIIALDPPPATADENPAASTVDAGTAVAARVTAALTHLRRNDAEILRLWAWDELTSPQLAVVLGISANAAAIRLHRAKARLKQELLKSGHPTGHITHNEGSDDARR, encoded by the coding sequence GTGACCGACACCGAGCGCGAGAAGCGTATGCGTGACCTTGTCGTGCTCGTCGGCGACCCTGTGCGCCGTTATCTGCGCCGCCGCACCGACGCCGCGACGGCCGACGACGTGATCGGCGACACCCTGCTCGTGTGCTGGCGCCGCCTCGACGAGGTGCCCGATGACGCTCTCCCGTGGGCGATCGTCGTCGCGCGACAGTGCCTCAGCAACGTCCAACGCGCCCAGCGTCGCCGCACGCGCCTCATCGGCCGCATCATCGCCCTTGACCCGCCGCCGGCCACTGCGGACGAGAACCCCGCAGCATCCACCGTCGATGCAGGCACCGCCGTGGCGGCCCGCGTGACCGCAGCCCTCACCCACCTGCGTCGAAACGACGCCGAGATCCTCCGGCTGTGGGCGTGGGACGAGTTGACGAGCCCGCAGCTTGCCGTTGTGCTCGGCATCAGCGCGAACGCAGCGGCCATCCGCCTACACCGAGCGAAGGCGCGCCTCAAGCAGGAGCTACTGAAATCCGGCCACCCGACCGGACATATAACTCACAACGAAGGGAGCGACGATGCACGACGATGA
- a CDS encoding response regulator has product MDSEKPPLANADEAADGTTATNSSADTDRDTDTDTDTDTDIVQHLPVGKEDSERHVALVVEDDAKGAKVLRILLEAEGFRVLVATNGEQGLEIASMQHLSLITLDIRLPRMDGWGFLIRLREYVDLAPVPIVIVAGEADISRALTHGAAAVLEKPISRAALQQSLDALELSPNASRTHRVLVADDDPETIDIVTRFLNPPEYVIERALTKESVIEMAGRLDPDLILLNLTMGSSSGYQVVLALQHNETTRHIPILVVTGKQVTHQEAAAVDSDPSQPVSVIGAENFNRHAFIYEVRRALSSGITRSRK; this is encoded by the coding sequence ATGGACTCGGAGAAGCCGCCCCTGGCCAACGCGGACGAGGCTGCAGACGGGACAACAGCCACGAACTCGTCCGCGGACACGGACAGGGACACGGACACGGACACGGACACGGACACGGACATCGTGCAACACCTGCCGGTAGGTAAGGAAGATTCTGAGCGGCACGTAGCCCTCGTGGTTGAAGACGATGCCAAAGGCGCCAAAGTGCTCAGAATTTTACTCGAGGCGGAGGGTTTCCGGGTTCTTGTCGCCACCAATGGCGAGCAAGGCCTAGAAATCGCATCAATGCAACACCTCAGCCTCATCACCCTCGATATTCGACTGCCCAGGATGGATGGCTGGGGCTTTCTTATCCGACTGCGCGAGTACGTCGATCTCGCCCCCGTACCGATTGTCATCGTAGCCGGGGAAGCCGACATCAGCCGCGCTCTGACGCACGGTGCGGCGGCCGTGCTGGAGAAACCGATCAGCCGGGCAGCCCTGCAACAATCCCTCGACGCTCTAGAGCTCAGCCCCAATGCCAGCCGCACCCACCGGGTGCTCGTCGCCGACGACGATCCGGAGACGATCGATATTGTAACCCGCTTTCTCAACCCGCCAGAATATGTCATTGAACGCGCTCTGACCAAAGAAAGTGTCATCGAAATGGCCGGGCGGCTGGACCCGGATCTCATCCTTCTCAACCTCACGATGGGCAGTTCCAGCGGCTACCAGGTCGTGTTGGCCCTGCAGCACAACGAAACAACTAGGCATATTCCTATCCTCGTCGTGACGGGCAAACAGGTCACCCATCAAGAAGCAGCCGCGGTGGACAGCGACCCGTCCCAGCCGGTCAGCGTGATTGGAGCTGAGAATTTCAACCGGCACGCGTTCATCTACGAAGTCAGACGCGCATTATCATCAGGCATCACCCGATCGAGAAAGTGA
- a CDS encoding ATP-binding protein, protein MFTSIDYDKFRALRVTHVATRLEELIQDEGNDTLTPEQLFLTAVDDALESRRINKVDKLIRQAAFPIPGATVAEVDYRDGRGITPVRMRRYAAHDWRSDATNLLIISPTGGGKTYLACALAIGACQSEHSVLYFRMDDLARRLVIARGDGIAHQKLLNELSNIDLLIIDDFLTVGIDSDAASDLFAILANREHRLPTMIASQTGPKHWVAELPDRVAADSIVNRLANNARIINLGQIDMRRHRNDQARAHETYWE, encoded by the coding sequence ATGTTCACCAGCATCGATTACGACAAGTTCCGGGCCCTGCGCGTGACCCACGTCGCGACGCGCCTGGAGGAACTCATCCAAGACGAAGGCAACGACACCCTCACCCCCGAGCAGCTGTTCCTGACCGCGGTCGACGACGCGTTGGAGTCCCGTCGTATCAACAAGGTCGACAAGCTCATCCGCCAAGCTGCTTTCCCGATCCCGGGGGCCACGGTCGCGGAGGTCGACTACCGCGACGGGCGCGGGATCACCCCAGTCAGAATGCGACGCTATGCCGCCCATGACTGGCGCTCCGATGCGACGAACCTCCTCATTATTTCGCCCACCGGAGGCGGGAAGACCTACCTCGCCTGCGCGCTGGCCATCGGCGCCTGCCAGAGTGAGCACTCCGTTCTCTACTTCCGGATGGACGACCTCGCCCGAAGGCTTGTCATCGCCCGCGGCGACGGAATCGCCCATCAGAAGCTGTTGAACGAGCTCTCCAACATCGACCTGCTCATCATCGACGACTTCCTCACAGTCGGCATCGACAGCGACGCCGCCAGCGACTTGTTCGCGATCCTCGCGAACAGGGAACACCGACTACCCACGATGATCGCCTCGCAGACCGGGCCAAAGCACTGGGTCGCCGAGCTGCCCGACCGGGTCGCCGCGGACTCGATCGTGAACCGCCTCGCCAACAACGCCCGGATCATCAACCTCGGCCAGATTGACATGCGCCGGCACCGCAACGACCAAGCCCGCGCCCACGAGACCTACTGGGAGTGA
- a CDS encoding acetyl-CoA C-acetyltransferase produces MTALREVVICEPVRTPIGRFGGALKTVAPADLAAAVIAALIERTGLDGALVDDVIFGQAYPTAEAAPVARVAALNAGLPVAVGGVQVDRRCGSGLQAILDAAMQVQTGVSDLAIAGGVDVMSQAPFYAVESRWGVGGTAGILLRDALGRGRETAGGRRYPVPGGMLETAENLRRDYGIDRVEQDELAVESQRRALASVAAGRFTDEIVPVSVPGRKGPTVVSVDETPRETTLEALAALKPILGKADAAATVTAGNASGQNDAAAACIVTTPERAAELGLAPLVRLRSWARAGVEPSRMGLGPVPATKLALERAGLTLADMDLIEMNEAFAAQVLAVTREWNFIEKDWDRTNVNGSGISLGHPVGATGMRILATAARHLHRTDGRFLLETMCIGGGQGLAAIWERV; encoded by the coding sequence ATGACCGCGCTGCGCGAGGTCGTCATCTGCGAACCCGTGCGCACCCCGATCGGCCGGTTCGGCGGCGCCCTCAAGACGGTCGCGCCGGCCGACCTGGCCGCGGCGGTGATCGCAGCGCTGATCGAGCGCACCGGCCTCGACGGCGCCCTCGTCGATGACGTGATCTTCGGCCAGGCCTACCCGACGGCAGAGGCCGCGCCGGTGGCCCGGGTCGCCGCACTGAACGCTGGACTGCCGGTGGCCGTCGGCGGCGTGCAGGTCGACCGGCGTTGCGGCTCCGGGCTGCAGGCCATCCTCGACGCCGCGATGCAGGTCCAGACCGGGGTGAGCGACCTCGCCATCGCCGGCGGTGTCGACGTGATGAGCCAGGCCCCGTTCTATGCGGTCGAGTCCCGCTGGGGCGTGGGCGGAACCGCCGGGATACTGCTGCGCGACGCGCTCGGTCGCGGCCGCGAAACTGCCGGCGGGCGCCGATACCCGGTGCCCGGTGGCATGCTCGAAACCGCCGAAAACCTGCGCCGTGACTACGGCATCGACCGGGTGGAACAAGATGAACTCGCGGTCGAATCGCAGCGCCGCGCCCTCGCATCCGTTGCCGCGGGCCGGTTCACTGACGAGATCGTGCCGGTCTCCGTGCCCGGCCGCAAGGGCCCCACCGTGGTCTCGGTCGACGAAACCCCGCGCGAGACCACGCTCGAGGCCCTCGCCGCCCTGAAGCCGATCCTGGGGAAAGCGGATGCCGCCGCGACCGTGACTGCCGGCAACGCGAGCGGGCAGAACGACGCGGCCGCCGCGTGCATCGTGACCACGCCGGAGCGCGCCGCCGAACTCGGCCTCGCCCCGCTCGTGCGCCTCCGGTCGTGGGCGCGAGCCGGAGTCGAACCGTCCCGCATGGGCCTCGGCCCGGTACCCGCCACCAAGCTTGCCCTTGAGCGCGCCGGACTCACGCTCGCCGACATGGACCTCATCGAAATGAACGAGGCCTTCGCCGCCCAGGTGCTCGCCGTGACACGGGAGTGGAACTTCATCGAGAAGGACTGGGACCGCACCAACGTGAACGGCTCCGGCATTTCACTCGGTCACCCGGTCGGCGCGACGGGCATGCGCATCCTCGCCACCGCCGCCCGCCACCTGCACCGCACTGACGGACGGTTCCTGCTTGAAACCATGTGCATCGGAGGCGGCCAGGGCCTCGCCGCCATTTGGGAGCGCGTGTAG
- a CDS encoding diacylglycerol/lipid kinase family protein, translating to MSEAKLRTAAVIYNPVKVDIDVLREAVNKESAAAGWAESVWFETSVDDVGQNVTGQALAHGVDLVIVAGGDGTVRAVVEAVRGHDVAVALLPSGTGNLLARNLKMTLNDLPDSVRSAFTGEDRTIDLGMIRLEREDKTREEHAFVVMAGAGLDAKMITNTDEDLKKKAGWLAYVRAIVASLRDPDELHVQFCLDNGLAKRATVHTLILGNCGSLPANILLMPEAVLDDGLFDVMMTRPGGALGWIRVWVKVAWTNGIVRRTKAGKALAGEHQNDTDLHYETGAEFTARFSRPEEIELDGDAFGKAVAFKAWIEPSKLRMRIPRTSE from the coding sequence GTGAGTGAAGCCAAACTGCGGACTGCAGCGGTCATCTATAATCCTGTGAAGGTCGATATTGACGTGCTTCGGGAAGCCGTGAATAAGGAATCGGCTGCCGCCGGGTGGGCGGAGAGCGTCTGGTTTGAGACATCCGTCGACGATGTTGGTCAAAATGTGACCGGCCAAGCGCTTGCCCACGGCGTGGATCTGGTCATCGTTGCTGGTGGTGACGGAACCGTTCGTGCTGTTGTGGAAGCTGTCCGGGGCCATGACGTGGCCGTCGCCCTTCTGCCTTCAGGTACGGGCAACCTTCTTGCCCGCAACCTGAAAATGACGCTGAACGACCTGCCCGATAGCGTTCGTTCCGCGTTCACGGGGGAAGACCGCACCATCGACTTGGGCATGATTCGTCTCGAGCGGGAGGACAAGACTCGGGAAGAGCATGCGTTCGTCGTCATGGCCGGTGCCGGTCTCGATGCAAAAATGATCACTAACACCGACGAAGATTTGAAGAAGAAGGCCGGATGGTTGGCTTATGTCAGAGCGATCGTTGCGTCGTTACGCGACCCTGACGAACTGCATGTACAGTTCTGCCTCGATAACGGCCTCGCCAAGCGAGCCACCGTGCACACCCTGATCCTCGGCAACTGCGGGTCGCTGCCCGCCAATATCTTGCTGATGCCGGAGGCAGTCCTTGATGACGGACTCTTCGACGTGATGATGACTCGGCCAGGGGGCGCACTCGGGTGGATTCGCGTGTGGGTGAAAGTGGCCTGGACCAACGGCATCGTCCGCCGAACCAAAGCAGGCAAAGCCCTCGCCGGAGAACATCAAAACGATACCGACCTCCACTACGAAACCGGAGCGGAATTCACCGCACGCTTCTCCCGGCCCGAAGAGATCGAACTCGACGGTGACGCATTCGGCAAAGCCGTCGCGTTCAAAGCCTGGATCGAGCCCAGCAAGCTCCGCATGCGCATCCCCAGAACCAGCGAATAA
- a CDS encoding ATP-binding protein, with product MSALDGETKRKLREMNAGELLQAIDLQDEILSISLTFEERVRLVVDDAYSTFMHSKVDGLIRRAGLRYPNADLRRIDLLDERGLNRQVLTQLGTCSFVTRQQNVVFQGFTGSGKSYLGCALAKRACEHRIRAHYVRMPDLEEAWVAAQDTTGGAGKFLRKYAAFTLLVIDEWLLDKPTESMRTMLLELMERRYGETSTVFCTQYQQKDWHQRLGAGVHADAIMDRIIHNTTWVDTGTYNMREQAALATA from the coding sequence TTGAGCGCTCTGGACGGTGAGACCAAACGCAAGCTCCGCGAGATGAACGCCGGCGAGCTCCTGCAGGCCATCGACCTGCAGGACGAGATTCTCTCGATCAGCCTGACCTTCGAGGAACGGGTCCGGCTCGTTGTTGACGACGCCTACTCGACGTTCATGCATTCCAAGGTTGACGGGCTGATCCGGCGGGCGGGACTTCGTTATCCGAACGCGGATCTGCGCCGCATCGACCTCCTTGACGAGCGCGGCCTCAACCGGCAGGTGCTGACCCAGCTCGGGACCTGCTCGTTCGTCACCCGGCAACAGAACGTCGTCTTCCAAGGCTTCACCGGGTCGGGAAAGTCGTATCTAGGATGCGCTCTCGCCAAACGTGCTTGCGAGCATCGCATCCGCGCCCATTACGTCCGAATGCCCGACCTCGAGGAAGCTTGGGTCGCCGCCCAGGATACAACCGGTGGGGCGGGAAAGTTCCTGCGGAAGTATGCCGCCTTCACGCTCTTGGTCATCGATGAGTGGCTGCTGGATAAGCCGACGGAATCGATGCGGACGATGCTGCTGGAGCTGATGGAGCGCCGTTACGGCGAGACGTCGACGGTGTTCTGCACCCAGTATCAGCAGAAGGACTGGCACCAACGCCTCGGCGCCGGCGTTCACGCCGACGCCATCATGGATCGCATCATCCACAACACGACCTGGGTCGACACTGGCACCTACAACATGAGAGAACAAGCCGCCCTCGCGACCGCGTAA
- the istA gene encoding IS21 family transposase: MADYRKILGLLLEGRSYREVVEIAGCSHRDVARVRQEVQERGVTSAVAVSDAELTEWFPDGRRKVSAEYDQPDLSRVLASMKANRHFTLLLAWRRYVDAKDAGKKYGYSQFCALFTGYLRTHDLVAVLRHEPGRAMLVDWAGDTMDIVDTITGEVVRAILFVAVLPFSGLLFCRAYADMKSPAWLDAHVRAFAFFGGVTQIVVPDNPTTSTHQTHKGDAERVVNARYQQLADHYQTAIVPARVKKPRDKAAAENAVNVVNKRVIGYLEDDVFTTLSELNTAIEERVREINHDIRRADDTTRWERFDMEERELLGPLPDAGFEDVQWKELKAARNYHVTADTQRYSVPFGLAGKLLRVRLTSSLVTVFDGHESICEHPRLTGRKGQYSTLPDHVPPQHRDIDGLWSRRWFIDRARSVGPATVTVIEHILDSQVIEAQGYLACQNILDGLGKNNRERLEAACQALVNRGTHPTYSTLKRLMAAIDSDAKKPRPVTPAASTGKRSNTVVFRDTISDVYVRDASHYAGDEEGK, translated from the coding sequence ATGGCGGATTATCGGAAAATATTGGGGTTGTTGCTCGAGGGGCGGAGCTACCGCGAAGTCGTAGAGATCGCTGGGTGCTCGCATCGCGACGTCGCCCGGGTCCGGCAAGAGGTCCAGGAACGAGGTGTCACCTCGGCGGTCGCGGTCAGCGACGCCGAGCTGACGGAATGGTTCCCCGACGGGCGCCGGAAAGTGTCGGCGGAGTATGACCAGCCCGACTTGTCTCGGGTTCTGGCATCAATGAAGGCGAACCGGCACTTCACGTTGCTGCTGGCGTGGCGTCGGTACGTCGACGCCAAGGACGCCGGGAAAAAGTACGGGTACTCGCAGTTCTGCGCCCTGTTCACCGGCTACCTCCGCACCCACGATCTCGTCGCGGTGCTGCGCCATGAGCCGGGTCGGGCGATGCTGGTCGACTGGGCCGGCGACACGATGGACATCGTTGACACGATCACCGGCGAGGTGGTCCGAGCGATCTTGTTCGTCGCGGTGTTGCCGTTTTCAGGGCTTCTGTTCTGCCGAGCTTACGCGGATATGAAGTCCCCGGCGTGGCTCGATGCGCACGTTCGAGCGTTCGCATTCTTCGGCGGCGTGACGCAGATCGTCGTGCCGGACAACCCGACGACCTCCACTCACCAGACACATAAGGGCGATGCGGAGCGGGTCGTCAACGCGAGGTATCAGCAGCTCGCGGATCACTACCAGACCGCGATTGTCCCGGCCCGAGTGAAGAAACCCCGCGATAAGGCGGCTGCGGAGAACGCGGTGAACGTGGTCAACAAACGAGTCATCGGCTACCTCGAGGACGACGTCTTCACGACGCTGAGCGAGTTGAATACGGCGATCGAAGAGCGCGTGCGTGAGATCAACCATGACATCCGCCGCGCCGACGACACGACCAGGTGGGAACGCTTCGACATGGAGGAGCGCGAGTTGCTCGGCCCTTTGCCCGATGCCGGGTTCGAGGATGTGCAGTGGAAGGAGCTGAAGGCGGCCCGGAATTACCACGTCACCGCGGACACGCAACGGTATTCCGTGCCCTTCGGGTTGGCGGGCAAGCTGCTGCGGGTTCGGCTGACGTCGTCCCTGGTGACGGTCTTCGACGGGCACGAGAGCATCTGCGAACATCCTCGGCTGACGGGGAGGAAAGGCCAGTACTCGACTCTTCCGGACCACGTCCCGCCGCAGCACCGCGATATCGACGGGTTGTGGTCAAGGCGGTGGTTCATCGACCGGGCGCGCAGCGTTGGGCCGGCCACCGTCACGGTGATCGAGCACATCCTCGACAGCCAGGTGATCGAGGCGCAGGGCTACCTGGCCTGCCAGAACATCCTCGACGGGCTCGGTAAGAACAACCGGGAACGGCTGGAGGCGGCCTGCCAGGCACTCGTGAACCGAGGCACCCATCCGACGTATTCGACGCTGAAACGGTTGATGGCGGCGATCGATAGTGACGCGAAGAAGCCCCGGCCGGTGACCCCGGCAGCCTCGACAGGCAAACGCAGCAACACGGTCGTGTTCCGCGACACCATCTCGGACGTTTACGTCCGCGATGCCTCCCACTACGCAGGCGACGAGGAGGGGAAGTGA